The following are from one region of the Etheostoma spectabile isolate EspeVRDwgs_2016 chromosome 2, UIUC_Espe_1.0, whole genome shotgun sequence genome:
- the LOC116706588 gene encoding retinal cone rhodopsin-sensitive cGMP 3',5'-cyclic phosphodiesterase subunit gamma, translating to MADTAVALPADKKAPPRFKQRTARTFKSKAPKPGQKGFGDDIPGMEGLGTDITVVCPWEAXXXMELCDLAKYGIV from the exons ATGGCAGACACAGCCGTTGCACTTCCCGCTGACAAGAAGGCCCCTCCCAGATTCAAGCAGAGGACTGCTCGTACCTTCAAGAGCAAGGCGCCCAAACCCGGACAGAAGGG ATTCGGAGACGATATCCCCGGCATGGAGGGTCTTGGCACAGACATCACAGTGGTTTGCCCATGGGAAGCNNNNNNNNNNATGGAGCTCTGCGACCTGGCGAAATATGGAATTGTTTAG
- the rbfox2 gene encoding RNA binding protein fox-1 homolog 2 isoform X5 has translation MMGLYYPSVLSGSQDSAGGQEGLVPPPFSAFPPPPPPPPQNGLALDYGGSLYAAGAVQGPLEAGGAANSAANAANSLSGQSDGSSQIDGQSVVGSGGVGGGGSIGDDSDAKGTPKRLHVSNIPFRFRDPDLRQMFGQYGKILDVEIIFNERGSKGFGFVTFETSADAEKAREKLHGTLVEGRKIEVNNATARVMTNKKMTTPYSNGEGLATLPYAGWKLSPMVGAMYSPELYTVPGFPYPAAAAAAAVSTAATFRGAHLRGRARPVYSAVRAAVPQPAIPTYPGVMAYQDGFYSAADLYGGYAAYRYAQPTAVATPAAAAAAAAAYSDSYGRVYTADPYHAALAPAAYGVGAMATLYRGGYSRFAPY, from the exons AGGGACTCGTACCTCCACCTTTCTCCGCATTCCCTCCACCTCCACCGCCACCCCCCCAGAATGGCCTGGCACTGGATTACGGGGGCAGCCTGTATGCAGCGGGGGCCGTCCAGGGCCCCTTGGAAGCTGGTGGAGCAGCAAACAGCGCCGCCAATGCTGCCAACAGCCTTAGTGGTCAA TCCGATGGCTCCTCCCAGATTGACGGTCAGTCAGTTGTTGGCTCAGGAGGCGTAGGTGGTGGAGGGAGCATTGGGGATGATTCAGACGCCAAGGGGACCCCCAAACGCCTTCACGTCTCCAACATTCCCTTCCGCTTCCGAGATCCCGACCTACGACAGATGTTTGGG CAATATGGCAAAATCCTCGACGTCGAGATAATTTTCAATGAAAGGGGATCCAAG GGCTTTGGTTTTGTAACATTTGAGACAAGTGCAGATGCGGAGAAGGCCCGAGAGAAACTTCACGGTACGCTGGTGGAAGGACGTAAAATCGAG GTAAATAATGCCACAGCCAGAGTGATGACAAACAAGAAGATGACCACCCCTTACTCTAACGGAGAGGGCCTCGCAACTCTGCCATACG CTGGATGGAAGTTGAGTCCCATGGTTGGAGCCATGTACAGCCCTGAACTCTATACAG TTCCGGGGTTTCCATACCCAGCcgcagcagcggcagcagctgTCTCTACTGCCGCAACCTTTCGAGGCGCTCATCTCCGGGGTCGTGCAAGGCCCGTCTACAGCGCAGTCAGGGCAGCTGTGCCACAACCTGCCATCCCTACCTACCCTGG tgtgaTGGCCTATCAGGATGGCTTTTACAGTGCAGCTGATCTCTAT GGCGGCTATGCAGCGTATCGTTACGCCCAGCCAACTGCGGTAGCAACTCCAGCAGCAGCGgcggctgcagcagcagcttaCAGTGACAG CTATGGACGAGTTTACACTGCAGACCCCTACCATGCTGCGCTTGCCCCAGCTGCCTATGGTGTTGGAGCCATG GCCACACTGTACAGGGGAGGCTACAGCAGGTTTGCCCCTTACTAA
- the LOC116698065 gene encoding retinal cone rhodopsin-sensitive cGMP 3',5'-cyclic phosphodiesterase subunit gamma — MADTAVALPADRKAPPKFKQRTTRTFKSKAPKPGQKGFGDDIPGMEGLGTDITVVCPWEAFGDMELCDLAKYGIV, encoded by the exons ATGGCAGATACAGCAGTTGCACTTCCCGCCGACAGGAAGGCCCCCCCCAAATTCAAGCAGAGGACCACTCGTACCTTCAAGAGCAAGGCCCCAAAACCAGGCCAGAAGGG GTTTGGAGACGATATCCCCGGCATGGAGGGTCTGGGCACAGACATCACAGTGGTTTGCCCATGGGAAGCCTTCGGGGACATGGAGCTCTGCGACCTGGCGAAATATGGAATTGTCTAG
- the rbfox2 gene encoding RNA binding protein fox-1 homolog 2 isoform X4 produces MMGLYYPSVLSGSQDSAGGQEGLVPPPFSAFPPPPPPPPQNGLALDYGGSLYAAGAVQGPLEAGGAANSAANAANSLSGQQSDGSSQIDGQSVVGSGGVGGGGSIGDDSDAKGTPKRLHVSNIPFRFRDPDLRQMFGQYGKILDVEIIFNERGSKGFGFVTFETSADAEKAREKLHGTLVEGRKIEVNNATARVMTNKKMTTPYSNGEGLATLPYAGWKLSPMVGAMYSPELYTVPGFPYPAAAAAAAVSTAATFRGAHLRGRARPVYSAVRAAVPQPAIPTYPGVMAYQDGFYSAADLYGGYAAYRYAQPTAVATPAAAAAAAAAYSDSYGRVYTADPYHAALAPAAYGVGAMATLYRGGYSRFAPY; encoded by the exons AGGGACTCGTACCTCCACCTTTCTCCGCATTCCCTCCACCTCCACCGCCACCCCCCCAGAATGGCCTGGCACTGGATTACGGGGGCAGCCTGTATGCAGCGGGGGCCGTCCAGGGCCCCTTGGAAGCTGGTGGAGCAGCAAACAGCGCCGCCAATGCTGCCAACAGCCTTAGTGGTCAA CAGTCCGATGGCTCCTCCCAGATTGACGGTCAGTCAGTTGTTGGCTCAGGAGGCGTAGGTGGTGGAGGGAGCATTGGGGATGATTCAGACGCCAAGGGGACCCCCAAACGCCTTCACGTCTCCAACATTCCCTTCCGCTTCCGAGATCCCGACCTACGACAGATGTTTGGG CAATATGGCAAAATCCTCGACGTCGAGATAATTTTCAATGAAAGGGGATCCAAG GGCTTTGGTTTTGTAACATTTGAGACAAGTGCAGATGCGGAGAAGGCCCGAGAGAAACTTCACGGTACGCTGGTGGAAGGACGTAAAATCGAG GTAAATAATGCCACAGCCAGAGTGATGACAAACAAGAAGATGACCACCCCTTACTCTAACGGAGAGGGCCTCGCAACTCTGCCATACG CTGGATGGAAGTTGAGTCCCATGGTTGGAGCCATGTACAGCCCTGAACTCTATACAG TTCCGGGGTTTCCATACCCAGCcgcagcagcggcagcagctgTCTCTACTGCCGCAACCTTTCGAGGCGCTCATCTCCGGGGTCGTGCAAGGCCCGTCTACAGCGCAGTCAGGGCAGCTGTGCCACAACCTGCCATCCCTACCTACCCTGG tgtgaTGGCCTATCAGGATGGCTTTTACAGTGCAGCTGATCTCTAT GGCGGCTATGCAGCGTATCGTTACGCCCAGCCAACTGCGGTAGCAACTCCAGCAGCAGCGgcggctgcagcagcagcttaCAGTGACAG CTATGGACGAGTTTACACTGCAGACCCCTACCATGCTGCGCTTGCCCCAGCTGCCTATGGTGTTGGAGCCATG GCCACACTGTACAGGGGAGGCTACAGCAGGTTTGCCCCTTACTAA